Proteins co-encoded in one Chitinophagales bacterium genomic window:
- a CDS encoding DASS family sodium-coupled anion symporter, with translation MESIDSKKIGLLLGPTLFLLTLQFFHPEGMSKEANAILASTLWIAVWWITEAIPIAVTSLLPIILFPLTGGLSLSDTTASFGHKYVFLYIGGFILAIAIERWNLHKRIALNIINFIGTNIKSIILGFMVATAFLSMWISNTATSVMMLPIGMAIVAQLRDNPNTNENENLIFGKALMLGIAYSASIGGMATLIGTPPNLVLAGIVQEMYGIEITFSKWIVFGLPISISLLFLCWKYLTTFAFKFTQTSFPGGKAEIKRQLQKLGRISYEEKTVLVVFVATAIAWIGRSPLQNFIQSTYSDADIELYQNTALAQIDDTIIAIIAGIVLFLLPASKDKKRTILTWEEAVKLPWGILLLFGGGLALAEGFKSSGLALWIGNQMTLLEHVPLFLLLLVLVAAVNFLTEITSNLATTAMILPVLASMAVIIGVHPYILMVGATVAASCAFMLPVATPPNAVVFGSGYLTIPDMVRAGIWMNVLSIILLTIITYFILPYLWDFNPSSFPLEWMTK, from the coding sequence ATGGAAAGCATAGACTCCAAAAAAATAGGCTTACTACTTGGGCCAACACTCTTTCTATTAACCCTTCAATTCTTCCATCCCGAAGGAATGAGTAAAGAAGCAAACGCCATTCTTGCCTCCACTTTGTGGATAGCAGTTTGGTGGATTACCGAAGCCATACCCATTGCTGTTACCTCACTTTTGCCTATCATTTTGTTTCCACTCACAGGTGGTCTGAGTCTAAGTGATACAACTGCCTCCTTCGGACACAAATACGTCTTTTTATACATAGGAGGTTTTATTTTGGCTATTGCTATTGAACGCTGGAATTTACACAAACGCATCGCCCTCAATATCATCAACTTTATTGGAACCAACATCAAAAGTATCATTTTGGGTTTTATGGTGGCCACTGCATTTCTATCAATGTGGATTTCCAATACAGCGACTTCCGTGATGATGTTGCCAATCGGTATGGCAATTGTTGCCCAATTGAGAGACAATCCCAATACCAACGAAAACGAAAACTTGATATTTGGCAAAGCCCTTATGTTGGGAATAGCTTACAGCGCTTCCATAGGTGGAATGGCAACCCTAATTGGTACACCTCCCAATTTGGTTTTGGCAGGTATTGTACAAGAAATGTATGGCATTGAAATCACCTTCTCCAAATGGATTGTATTTGGCTTGCCCATTTCGATTAGTTTACTATTTTTGTGCTGGAAATACTTGACCACTTTTGCCTTCAAATTCACCCAAACTTCCTTCCCCGGCGGCAAAGCAGAAATCAAAAGACAACTGCAAAAACTGGGTAGAATCAGCTATGAAGAAAAAACCGTTCTGGTGGTTTTTGTAGCAACTGCTATAGCATGGATTGGACGTTCACCACTTCAAAATTTTATCCAATCCACTTATTCAGATGCAGACATTGAATTGTATCAAAATACGGCTCTTGCACAAATAGACGACACCATTATTGCTATCATTGCAGGGATAGTCCTTTTTTTATTACCTGCTTCAAAAGACAAAAAAAGAACTATTCTTACATGGGAAGAAGCAGTGAAATTGCCGTGGGGTATTTTGTTGCTATTTGGAGGAGGATTGGCTTTGGCAGAAGGTTTCAAAAGCAGCGGTTTGGCACTTTGGATAGGCAATCAAATGACCTTGTTGGAACACGTGCCATTGTTTTTACTCTTGTTGGTATTGGTGGCTGCGGTCAATTTTCTCACCGAAATCACCTCCAATCTTGCCACAACTGCCATGATTTTGCCTGTCTTAGCTTCAATGGCAGTGATTATTGGCGTACACCCCTACATATTGATGGTAGGTGCAACGGTCGCCGCTTCTTGTGCCTTTATGTTACCTGTTGCGACTCCACCCAATGCAGTAGTTTTTGGTTCGGGTTATTTGACGATTCCAGACATGGTGCGAGCAGGCATTTGGATGAATGTTCTTTCGATTATATTATTGACAATTATTACCTACTTCATACTGCCTTATTTGTGGGATTTCAACCCTTCAAGTTTTCCATTGGAGTGGATGACGAAATGA
- a CDS encoding DEAD/DEAH box helicase — protein sequence MMTFEELGLKSEIIKAVSDLGFETPTPIQEEAIPYILSSDNDLLAFAQTGTGKTAAFGLPVIHKIDDSSRKTQALVLCPTRELCLQISKDLQTFIKYLPDVSVMAVYGGERIDIQLRGLKAGVQIVVGTPGRTLDLIRRKKLHIQNIGWLILDEADEMLSMGFKDELDAILAETPEEKQILLFSATKQSGINSMVKNFMHQPHEIQMGTTNEGAANLDHHYYMVHSKNKFEALKRIVDLSSDIYGIIFCRTRRDTQEIADKLSQDGYNAEALHGDLSQSQRDYVMKRFRKGTLQLLVATDVAARGLDVDDLTHVINYHLPDNMETYIHRSGRTGRAGKSGIAIALINSKERGKISQLERKLSKKIERKMIPTVEDINKEQLSAYMSKVENTEVNESSITPHLEMIYERFESLSREELIQKFLSIELNRLFDYYKGSYDINIYSKDRNRDREKKTRTSKAELAERTPRSERSDRPERKPRSERTERSERTSRSGEFSDSGSISMKRFYLNVGKKNHLTPLNLIELINDSIGRTDAEIGKIEILRNFSFFELDAKYEQELLLGMQGKTHGNDDLVVEPTVTNKQSNFGMDEGPRDNAWKGKKRKKTKDTTSRGSSRNGGGSSIKSEWKRKGKKDKKARKV from the coding sequence ATGATGACTTTTGAAGAACTGGGCTTGAAATCGGAAATAATAAAGGCGGTCTCTGATTTGGGTTTTGAAACGCCCACGCCTATACAAGAAGAAGCAATCCCCTATATTTTATCTTCTGACAACGACCTGTTAGCGTTTGCCCAAACAGGTACTGGAAAAACGGCTGCATTTGGGCTACCTGTAATTCACAAAATAGACGATTCCTCTCGTAAGACACAGGCATTGGTATTGTGTCCTACTCGTGAATTGTGCCTTCAAATTTCCAAAGACCTCCAAACATTTATCAAATACCTACCCGATGTAAGCGTAATGGCAGTATATGGTGGGGAAAGAATAGACATACAATTGAGAGGATTGAAGGCAGGTGTTCAGATAGTGGTAGGAACGCCAGGGCGTACATTGGATTTGATTCGCCGCAAAAAACTACACATTCAAAACATCGGATGGTTGATTTTGGACGAAGCAGATGAAATGTTGAGTATGGGCTTCAAAGATGAATTGGATGCGATTTTGGCCGAGACACCTGAAGAAAAACAAATCTTGCTTTTTTCGGCAACCAAACAAAGCGGCATTAATTCGATGGTGAAAAATTTCATGCATCAACCGCATGAAATTCAAATGGGTACGACCAATGAAGGTGCTGCAAATTTAGACCATCACTACTACATGGTTCACTCCAAAAACAAATTTGAAGCACTCAAAAGAATCGTTGATTTAAGCTCCGACATTTACGGTATTATTTTTTGCAGAACAAGAAGAGATACCCAAGAAATTGCCGACAAATTGAGTCAAGATGGCTATAATGCAGAAGCCTTGCACGGTGATTTATCACAATCACAAAGAGATTATGTGATGAAACGTTTCAGAAAAGGAACACTGCAATTGTTGGTTGCAACAGATGTGGCGGCACGTGGATTGGATGTAGATGACCTCACACACGTAATCAACTACCACCTACCTGACAATATGGAAACCTACATTCACCGAAGCGGTCGAACAGGTAGAGCAGGAAAAAGTGGTATTGCCATTGCGCTCATCAACTCAAAGGAAAGAGGTAAAATTTCGCAGCTCGAAAGAAAACTTAGCAAGAAGATTGAGCGCAAAATGATTCCAACGGTTGAAGACATCAACAAGGAGCAACTTTCTGCTTATATGAGTAAAGTGGAAAACACTGAGGTCAATGAATCTTCGATTACACCACACTTGGAAATGATTTACGAACGATTCGAAAGTCTGAGTCGAGAAGAATTGATACAGAAATTTTTGTCCATCGAACTCAATCGCCTTTTCGACTACTACAAAGGTTCTTACGACATCAACATTTATTCCAAAGACAGAAATAGAGATAGGGAGAAAAAAACAAGGACTTCGAAAGCCGAATTAGCAGAAAGAACACCACGGTCAGAAAGATCCGATAGACCTGAAAGAAAGCCAAGGTCAGAAAGAACGGAAAGGTCAGAAAGAACGTCACGTTCTGGTGAGTTTTCAGATTCTGGATCTATTTCTATGAAGCGTTTTTACCTCAATGTCGGCAAGAAAAACCATCTTACTCCGTTGAATCTAATTGAGTTAATCAATGATTCTATCGGTAGAACAGATGCCGAAATTGGCAAGATAGAAATCCTCCGCAACTTTTCCTTTTTTGAATTGGACGCTAAGTATGAGCAAGAATTATTGTTGGGAATGCAAGGAAAAACCCACGGTAATGATGACTTGGTTGTAGAACCCACTGTTACCAATAAACAAAGTAATTTTGGCATGGATGAAGGTCCAAGAGACAATGCTTGGAAAGGGAAAAAACGAAAAAAGACAAAGGATACAACGAGCAGAGGAAGCAGTAGAAATGGAGGCGGAAGCAGTATTAAAAGTGAATGGAAACGAAAAGGAAAGAAAGACAAAAAGGCTAGAAAGGTGTAA
- a CDS encoding CHAT domain-containing protein, with amino-acid sequence MCSTYQDVRNLLAKGKLNKAIECALAIAEQTQENRHTQNLISISARNHRNEDSHNKGILGQNDYNIESARITFSLQSELDEMEEDYPNLHLSSYEDAIKNRSEVTGNDNIVIQDIGSSQINFGKKDEKIKQKILFLAANPSNQASLQTDKEYRIISERMRRNEHYELLHPQFALTIENLVIAMNQKPHIVHFAGHGEQSGIIITNDQNNPQLMPTRALSRLFRQHKEGIQMILLNACYSESQAKVLSELGMYVIGMSKAAEDDAALDFASGVYIGLSEGKDVETAYDDAMIIIEVKHPQFADLPKVWKDGVLLDI; translated from the coding sequence ATGTGTAGCACTTACCAAGATGTACGAAATTTATTGGCCAAAGGGAAATTGAATAAAGCCATTGAATGTGCTTTGGCTATTGCCGAACAAACACAAGAAAATAGACATACTCAAAATCTCATTTCTATCTCTGCTCGAAACCATAGAAATGAAGATAGCCACAATAAGGGGATTTTGGGTCAAAATGACTACAATATAGAGTCGGCTCGCATCACCTTTTCACTGCAATCTGAGTTGGACGAAATGGAAGAGGATTATCCCAATTTGCATCTTTCTTCTTACGAAGACGCTATCAAGAATCGAAGTGAGGTGACAGGGAATGACAACATTGTGATACAAGACATAGGCAGCAGTCAAATCAACTTTGGTAAAAAAGATGAAAAAATCAAACAAAAAATCCTTTTTCTTGCTGCCAATCCCAGCAATCAAGCGAGCTTACAGACTGATAAGGAGTACCGCATCATCAGTGAGCGCATGAGACGAAACGAGCACTATGAACTTTTGCATCCTCAATTTGCGCTTACCATCGAAAATTTGGTCATTGCGATGAACCAAAAACCTCATATAGTGCATTTTGCAGGACATGGCGAACAATCGGGTATCATCATCACCAACGACCAAAACAATCCACAACTCATGCCGACTAGAGCTCTTAGCCGTTTGTTTCGACAGCACAAAGAGGGCATCCAAATGATTTTGTTGAATGCCTGTTATTCTGAATCTCAAGCAAAAGTTTTGTCAGAATTGGGCATGTATGTCATTGGCATGAGCAAGGCAGCTGAGGACGATGCGGCTTTGGACTTTGCATCGGGTGTGTATATTGGTTTGAGTGAAGGGAAAGATGTTGAAACGGCTTATGATGATGCGATGATCATTATTGAAGTCAAACATCCTCAATTTGCGGATTTACCGAAAGTTTGGAAAGACGGAGTTTTGTTGGATATTTGA